One stretch of Leishmania braziliensis MHOM/BR/75/M2904 complete genome, chromosome 16 DNA includes these proteins:
- a CDS encoding putative dihydroorotase, with the protein MSSVPSSAPAVIQLPPLIDCHVHFREPGLEHKANIATESTAAYHGGITAVCDMPNTIPPTQSIAALADKVARAKATAHTHCHLFFFFGATAEAHLQELEELWTNPAHAELKTHCCGLKLYLDNSTGNMKSSQPVVEKSFETCGRLQIVLVTHCEESQINEAAAAQHPYDGPASHSLRRPAESEVASVQEAIALARNYRTPLHLAHVSTAQSLDLVRQARAADPTLHLTCEVTPHHLFLTTGDYSCCGARLKVNPPIRPPQHHEALWAGLLDGTVDCISTDHAPHTIAEKDHCGAAAQPPSGMPSIEVVVPLLLTVVAGQWPHPTAPKPSTLAAAEQQGRPLVVDDVVRLLHTNPNRIFQLRQPHTPDRIFDLQCEWTVHGKDLHSRCQWSPYEGWRLRGRAMAKE; encoded by the coding sequence ATGTCCTCGGTCCCCtcgtcggcgccggcggTGATACAGCTGCCGCCTCTTATCGACTGCCACGTGCACTTCCGCGAGCCTGGCCTCGAGCACAAGGCGAACATCGCCACTGAGAGCACCGCCGCGTACCACGGCGGCATCACCGCAGTCTGCGACATGCCCAACACCATCCCGCCGACGCAGAGCATTGCCGCGTTGGCGGACAAAGTGGCGCGCGCCAAGGCCACCGCCCACACCCACTGccacctctttttcttctttggcgcgacggcggaggcgcaccTGCAGGAGCTCGAGGAGCTCTGGACGAACCCGGCGCACGCGGAGCTAAAgacgcactgctgcgggCTAAAACTTTACCTCGACAACTCCACCGGCAACATGAAATCGAGCCAGCCTGTCGTGGAGAAGAGCTTCGAGACGTGTGGGCGACTTCAGATCGTTCTCGTCACCCATTGTGAGGAGTCGCAGATCAACGAAGCTGCGGCCGCTCAGCACCCCTATGATGGCCCTGCTTCGCACTCACTGCGGCGCCCCGCAGAATCGGAGGTGGCTTCGGTGCAGGAGGCCATTGCCCTGGCGCGCAACTACCGCACACCGCTTCACCTTGCCCATGTCTCGACGGCGCAGAGTCTCGACTTGGTTCGCCAGGCCCGCGCTGCCGACCCGACGCTGCATCTTACCTGCGAGGTAACCCCACATCACCTGTTCCTCACCACCGGGGACTACTCATGCTGTGGCGCGCGTCTGAAGGTGAACCCGCCGATCCGaccaccgcagcaccacgaGGCGCTCTGGGCCGGGCTGCTGGACGGAACCGTAGACTGCATCAGCACTGACCACGCGCCGCATACAATTGCCGAGAAGGACCActgtggcgccgcagcgcagccgccaaGCGGAATGCCCAGCATAGAGGTTGTGGTTCCCCTTCTGCTGACCGTGGTAGCGGGCCAATGGCCGCACCCGACGGCGCCGAAGCCGTCCACgctcgcagcggcggagcagcagggGCGTCCGCTGGTGGTGGACGACGTTGTGCGCCTTCTGCACACTAATCCGAATCGCATATTTCAGCTACGCCAGCCCCACACACCGGACCGCATCTTCGACCTCCAGTGCGAGTGGACTGTCCACGGCAAAGACCTGCATTCCAGATGCCAGTGGTCCCCATACGAGGGTTGGCGACTGCGCGGCCGGGCTATGGCGAAAGAATAA
- a CDS encoding putative carbamoyl-phosphate synthase — MLCPPEQREKASKTQRVREGEDDGMMEHHVKAELVLHGGERFEGYSFGYEESVAGEVVFATGMVGYPESLTDPSYHGQILVLTSPMVGNYGVPPIEEDLFGVTKYFESTNGQVHVSAVVVQEYCDQPDHWERHETLGQWLRKNKVPGMMMVDTRSIVLKLRDMGTALGKMIVAGNDVPFMDPNTRNLVAEVSTKTRVTHGHGTLRILVIDMGVKLNTLRCLLKHDVTLIIVPHDWDITTEVYDGLFITNGPGNPQMCASTIRSVRWALQQDKPVFGICMGNQMLCLAAGGSTYKMKYGHRGQNQPCKCTLDGRVVITTQNHGFAVDFKTLPLDEWEEYFINSNDGSNEGLWHKTKPFCSVQFHPEGRCGPQDTEYLFGEYVRRVKESKVKEVAKLKPRKVLVLGAGGIVIAQAGEFDYSGSQCLKSLREEGIETVLINPNIATVQTDDEMADHIYFVPLTVEAVERVIEKERPDGILLGWGGQTALNCGVKLDELGILKKYNVQVLGTPVSVIAVTEDRELFRDTLLQINEQVAKSAAVTSVEEAVVASKEIGFPMMVRAAYCLGGQGSGIVENIEELRHKVEVALAASPQVLLEESVAGWKEIEYEVVRDIYDNCITVCNMENFDPMGIHTGESIVVAPSQTLSNDEFHMLRSASIKIIRHLGIVGECNIQYGLDPFSHRYVVIEVNARLSRSSALASKATGYPLAHVAAKVALGKGLFEVMNGVTKTTMACFEPSMDYIVVKMPRWDLDKFNMVSEDIGSMMKSVGEVMSIGRTFEEALQKAIRMVDPSYTGFSVPVRFSGLDFDYMAHVRRPTPYRLFALCRALLDGHSAEELYRMTRITRFFLYKLEKLVCLSKATSTLYANKLSEIPREYLLNMKAHGFSDRQLAQFLSTTAADVRARRVELNVMPLIKQIDTVAGEYPAAQCCYLYSTYNAQRDDVPFTERMYAVLGCGVYRIGNSVEFDYGGVLVARELRRLGNKVILINYNPETVSTDYDECDRLYFDEVSEETVLDILTKERVRGVVISLGGQIVQNMALSLKQSGVPILGTDPANIDMAEDRSKFSKMCDDLGVPQPEWISATSVAQVLEFCDTVGYPALVRPSYVLSGSAMAVIANKEDVTRYLKEASFVSGDHPVVVSKYYEGAMEYDVDIVAHHGRVLCYAICEHVENAGVHSGDATMFLPPQNTDKDTMKRIYDSVNCIAEKLDVVGPMNVQFLLTMEGQLRVIEANVRSSRSVPFVSKTLGISFPAVMVSAFLARKDQNLVPIKRAKMTHIGCKASVFSFNRLAGADPILGVEMASTGEIGVFGRDKHEVFLKAMLCQNFKIPEKGIFFSSDVDSQTEVLCPYIQRLVRRGLKVYCTANTANVLQEYGILCEVLLQRSELPSGDASDSRCLAVYDEEVAKKEKFDLVIQIRDKKRDFVLRRCTRETASPDYWVRRLAVDYNIPLLTEPSIVKMFCECMDLPPSSLEIEPFRHYVPKIYHKIENNNCAMLRRHKVGLMITNNNDSKILALRLSQEGLNITCFHAYLGGSDIDNFEQAFQSLNVPVEVVDLRSEIANSAFDLIMCQSADERHNWHLSKLSWYIFGKYLIPVMRARHMSVVAQTSKQNKKEAGFEKHVQNNCPEMGVYNAWRDARLMEDFATVADQISFLRKQGIKATVKSNIQVHSSVCGNTYYCDDMRSLPAPSLVKLLRDCSATPEFVSLTFRSARCVNINGIDATPLLALQMANEIAGRNGVGITRTREGAMFEAPGMHLLSVSLQFLYDVSFDRSAADLFRIYSRHVSQNIGAGQLSEKHTQSAIEAVRFLTSDVSGVVELELHQGEIIFLKLSHVQNPVNRRAAPQLVTEEELEEVFQPGNGSFSDVQW; from the coding sequence ATGCTGTGCCCCCCtgagcaaagagagaaggccaGTAAAACACAGCGCGTacgggagggggaagacgaCGGAATGATGGAGCACCACGTCAAGGCAGAGCTCGTGCTGCACGGCGGCGAGCGCTTCGAGGGCTACTCCTTCGGCTATGAAGAGAGCGTGGCAGGCGAGGTGGTCTTTGCGACAGGCATGGTCGGTTACCCGGAGAGTTTGACGGACCCCTCGTACCACGGCCAGATTCTCGTGCTGACGTCGCCAATGGTGGGCAACTACGGTGTGCCGCCGATCGAAGAGGACCTCTTCGGGGTTACCAAGTACTTTGAGAGCACGAACGGCCAGGTCCATGTGagtgccgtggtggtgcaggagTACTGCGATCAACCAGACCACTGGGAAAGGCACGAAACGCTTGGCCAGTGGCTGCGCAAGAACAAAGTCCCTGGCATGATGATGGTGGACACACGCAGCATCGTACTCAAGCTGCGCGACATGGGTACGGCGCTTGGCAAGATGATCGTGGCCGGTAACGACGTGCCCTTTATGGACCCCAACACCCGCAAcctggtggcggaggtgagcACCAAGACGCGCGTCACCCACGGCCACGGCACACTGCGCATCCTCGTGATTGATATGGGAGTTAAGCTGAACACTCTGCGCTGTCTGCTGAAGCACGATGTCACCCTCATTATCGTCCCGCATGACTGGGACATCACAACGGAGGTGTACGACGGCCTGTTCATCACCAACGGCCCTGGTAACCCGCAGATGTGCGCGAGCACCATCCGTAGCGTGCGCTGGGCCCTTCAGCAGGACAAACCGGTCTTTGGTATTTGCATGGGCAACCAGATGCTCTGCCTCGCCGCTGGCGGCTCAACCTACAAAATGAAGTACGGTCACCGCGGCCAGAATCAGCCCTGCAAGTGCACCCTCGATGGGCGCGTCGTCATCACAACGCAGAACCATGGCTTTGCTGTTGACTTCAAGACACTCCCGTTGGACGAGTGGGAGGAGTACTTCATAAACTCGAacgacggcagcaacgaGGGTCTGTGGCACAAGACGAAGCCCTTCTGCAGTGTCCAGTTCCATCCAGAGGGTCGCTGTGGCCCACAGGATACGGAGTACCTCTTCGGCGAGTACGTGCGCCGCGTGAAGGAGTcgaaggtgaaggaggtggcGAAGCTCAAGCCGCGCAAAGTGCTGGTGctcggcgctggcggcatcGTCATCGCGCAGGCTGGCGAGTTCGACTACAGCGGTTCCCAATGCCTCAAATCTctgcgcgaggagggcaTAGAGACGGTGCTCATCAATCCGAACATCGCGACAGTGCAGACAGACGACGAGATGGCCGACCACATTTACTTTGTGCCGCTCACGGTGGAGGCTGTGGAGCGTGTGATTGAGAAAGAGCGGCCGGACGGCATTCTGCTCGGCTGGGGTGGCCAGACGGCACTCAACTGCGGCGTGAAGCTGGACGAGCTCGGCATCTTGAAGAAGTACAACGTTCAGGTGCTCGGCACGCCTGTGTCTGTCATTGCCGTGACGGAGGACCGCGAGCTGTTCCGCGACACTCTGCTGCAGATCAACGAGCAGGTGGCCaagtcggcggcggtgacgtctgtggaggaggccgTGGTGGCGAGCAAGGAGATTGGCTTCCCGATGATGGTCCGTGCCGCCTACTGCCTTGGCGGGCAGGGCAGCGGCATTGTCGAGAacatcgaggagctgcgtCACAAGGTCGAGGTCGCGcttgctgcgtcgccgcaggtgctgctggaagAGAGCGTGGCGGGCTGGAAAGAGATCGAGTACGAGGTGGTGCGCGACATCTACGACAACTGCATCACCGTGTGCAACATGGAGAACTTTGACCCCATGGGAATACACACGGGCGAGTCCATCGTCGTCGCGCCATCGCAGACGCTAAGCAACGATGAGTTCCACATGCTGCGCAGTGCCTCCATCAAGATCATCCGCCACCTCGGCATCGTGGGCGAGTGCAACATCCAGTACGGCCTCGACCCCTTCAGTCACCGCTACGTCGTCATCGAGGTGAACGCGCGTCTGTCGCGCTCGTCAGCTCTAGCTTCCAAAGCTACCGGCTATCCGCTGGCCCACGTCGCCGCCAAGGTCGCCCTGGGCAAGGGGCTCTTTGAGGTCATGAACGGTGTCACCAAGACAACGATGGCGTGCTTCGAGCCCAGCATGGACTACATCGTTGTCAAGATGCCGCGCTGGGACCTCGACAAGTTCAACATGGTGAGTGAAGATATCGGCTCCATGATGAAGAGCGTTGGCGAGGTCATGTCGATTGGCCGCACCTTCGAGGAGGCCCTGCAGAAGGCCATTCGCATGGTGGACCCGAGCTACACCGGATTCTCCGTTCCGGTCCGCTTCAGCGGCCTCGATTTCGACTACATGGCGCACGTCCGCCGCCCAACACCGTATCGCCTGTTTGCCCTCTGCCGTGCCCTCCTCGACGGTCACTCGGCTGAGGAGTTGTATCGCATGACAAGGATCACGCGCTTTTTCTTGTACAAGCTGGAGAAACTCGTGTGCCTCTCCAAGGCCACGTCCACGCTGTACGCAAACAAGCTCTCCGAGATACCGCGCGAGTACTTGCTGAACATGAAGGCGCACGGCTTCTCCGACCGGCAGCTGGCCCAGTTcctcagcaccaccgccgccgacgtgcgtgcgcgccgtGTGGAGCTGAACGTGATGCCGCTGATCAAACAGATCGATACGGTCGCCGGTGAGTATCCTGCGGCGCAGTGTTGTTACCTCTACTCGACCTACAACGCCCAACGTGATGACGTGCCCTTTACAGAGCGCATGTACGCCGTGCTCGGCTGTGGTGTCTACCGGATCGGAAACAGCGTCGAGTTTGACTACGGCGGTGTCCTCGTGGCGCGCGAGCTGCGCCGACTTGGTAACAAGGTGATTCTCATCAACTACAACCCCGAGACTGTGTCGACGGACTACGACGAATGCGATCGACTGTACTTTGACGAGGTGTCTGAGGAGACGGTGCTCGACATCCTCACGAaggagcgtgtgcgtggcgttGTCATCTCGCTGGGCGGCCAGATCGTGCAGAACATGGCCCTGAGCCTCAAGCAAAGCGGGGTGCCGATTCTCGGCACTGACCCGGCAAACATTGACATGGCCGAGGACCGAAGCAAATTCTCGAAGATGTGCGACGATCTCGGCGTGCCACAGCCGGAGTGGATCTCAGCCACATCGGTCGCACAAGTGCTTGAGTTCTGCGACACCGTCGGCTACCCCGCCCTGGTGCGTCCCAGCTATGTGCTGAGCGGGTCAGCCATGGCCGTCATTGCAAACAAGGAGGACGTGACGCGCTACCTGAAGGAGGCTTCCTTCGTCTCCGGCGATCATCCAGTGGTGGTGAGCAAGTACTACGAGGGGGCCATGGAGTACGATGTCGACATTGTTGCTCACCATGGCCGTGTGCTGTGCTACGCCATCTGCGAGCACGTCGAGAACGCCGGCGTGCACTCTGGTGATGCAACCATGTTCCTTCCCCCGCAGAACACCGACAAGGACACGATGAAGCGCATATACGATTCCGTCAACTGCATCGCCGAGAAGCTCGACGTGGTAGGACCGATGAACGTGCAGTTCCTGCTGACGATGGAGGGTCAGCTGCGCGTGATTGAGGCGAACGTGCGCAGCTCCCGCTCCGTGCCGTTCGTATCGAAGACGCTTGGCATCTCCTTTCCCGCGGTGATGGTGTCCGCCTTCCTGGCGCGTAAAGACCAAAACCTCGTGCCCATCAAGCGTGCCAAGATGACCCACATAGGCTGCAAGGCCTCTGTGTTCAGCTTTAACCGCCTGGCCGGCGCGGATCCGATCCTCGGTGTGGAGATGGCCTCCACTGGTGAGATCGGCGTCTTCGGCCGCGACAAGCATGAGGTGTTCCTCAAGGCGATGCTGTGCCAAAACTTCAAGATCCCGGAGAAGGGAATCTTCTTTAGCAGTGATGTGGACAGCCAGACAGAGGTGCTCTGCCCGTACATTCAGCGCCTCGTGCGGCGCGGGCTGAAGGTGTACTGCACTGCCAACACGGCGAATGTACTACAGGAGTACGGGATCCTGTGCGAGGTgcttctccagcgcagcgagctACCGTCAGGCGACGCGTCTgacagccgctgcctcgcagtgtacgacgaggaggtggcgaagaaggagaagtTCGATCTTGTCATCCAGATACGTGACAAGAAGCGAGACtttgtgctgcgccgctgcacccgcGAGACTGCCTCGCCGGACTACTGGGTGCGCCGACTCGCCGTGGACTACAACATCCCTTTGTTGACGGAGCCAAGCATTGTGAAGATGTTCTGCGAGTGCATGGACCTGCCCCCATCGTCCCTCGAGATTGAGCCGTTCCGCCACTACGTGCCCAAGATCTACCACAAGATCGAGAATAACAACTGCGccatgctgcgccgccacaaGGTTGGGCTCATGATCACGAACAACAACGACAGCAAGATTCTGGCGCTGCGTCTGAGTCAGGAGGGTCTCAACATCACGTGCTTTCACGCCTACCTTGGCGGGTCGGACATCGATAACTTCGAGCAAGCATTTCAGAGCCTGAACGtgccggtggaggtggtCGACCTGCGCTCGGAGATCGCGAACTCGGCGTTCGACCTCATTATGTGCCAGTCCGCAGACGAGCGCCACAACTGGCATCTCTCGAAGCTTAGCTGGTACATCTTTGGCAAATACCTCATCCCGGTGATGCGGGCGCGTCACATGTCtgtggtggcgcagacgtCGAAGCAGAACAAGAAGGAGGCGGGCTTCGAGAAGCACGTGCAGAACAATTGCCCTGAGATGGGCGTCTACAACGCGTGGCGCGACGCGCGGCTGATGGAAGACTTCGCGACGGTGGCAGATCAGATCAGCTTTCTGCGTAAGCAAGGCATCAAGGCAACAGTGAAGAGCAACATTCAGGTGCACAGTTCCGTGTGTGGTAACACGTACTACTGCGATGACATGCGTAGCCTGCCAGCTCCGTCGCTGGTGAAGCTACTGCGCGACTGCAGCGCGACGCCTGAGTTTGTGTCCCTCACCTtccgcagcgcgcgctgtgTGAACATCAACGGCATCGACGCGACgccactgctggcgctgcagatGGCTAACGAGATCGCCGGCCGAAACGGTGTGGGCATCACCCGCACGCGCGAGGGCGCCATGTTCGAAGCTCCAGGCATGCATCTACTCTCCGTCAGCCTGCAGTTCCTCTACGACGTCTCGTTTGACCGCTCTGCTGCGGACCTGTTCCGCATATATTCGCGCCACGTATCACAGAACATCGGCGCTGGCCAGCTGTCggagaagcacacgcagtCCGCCATCGAGGCGGTGCGCTTCCTGACAAGTGACGTGAGCGGCGTGgtggagctggagctgcaCCAGGGCGAGATCATCTTCCTGAAGCTGTCCCATGTGCAGAACCCGGTCAACCGCCGTGCCGCCCCGCAGCTGGtgaccgaggaggagctTGAGGAGGTCTTCCAACCCGGGAACGGCTCCTTTAGCGACGTGCAGTGGTAG